In the Chrysiogenia bacterium genome, one interval contains:
- a CDS encoding site-specific integrase: MTKERKPMQQMDFTIKNVEALKPPTEGRLELKDTKAPGLYLRVTPSGVKSFSFVGRPKGSSRTERTTLGKYPAVKPEEARRLAYLNAGKHAAGASLLVSDDMTVGELAEKYLGELKHSAKRPEVFETLYKLYIGPQFHHRRLSEVRAIDVEKWHRGLPAQILKRREEQQRARDERDAQYLRDKEERAKLRGRNNGPAPQPKRKHLSEGRVTGKTIANRALGSFRAMFNYAKQPKYGYFIGENPAAGHKPFKEVERERFLTAKELGPFFTALAQEENLEARDSYIIKLLAGARRSNVQSMCWSEVDLDEAVWRIPDTKTKNGTPASIPLVDVALEILKARKENATSEFVFSSDKSETGHIVNTGKAWRRILERSGIKDLREHDLRRSLGSWQARNGASLVLIGKSLHHMDPSSTQIYARLDMDPVRASMSEAADSMLVAGGLKQPANVIQFPKAKAQKASKQPKTAKGARRS; this comes from the coding sequence ATGACCAAAGAGCGCAAACCGATGCAGCAGATGGACTTCACCATCAAGAACGTCGAGGCGCTCAAGCCGCCAACCGAGGGGCGACTGGAGCTGAAGGACACGAAAGCGCCGGGTCTGTACCTGCGCGTGACTCCCAGCGGAGTGAAGTCTTTCTCTTTCGTTGGCCGACCCAAGGGCTCCAGCCGGACTGAGCGCACGACCTTGGGCAAGTACCCTGCCGTAAAACCGGAAGAGGCTCGCCGCCTGGCCTACCTGAACGCGGGCAAGCACGCGGCCGGCGCTAGCCTGCTGGTCTCGGACGACATGACCGTGGGCGAGCTGGCAGAGAAGTACCTCGGTGAGTTGAAGCACTCGGCCAAGCGGCCGGAGGTGTTCGAGACGCTTTACAAGCTCTATATCGGGCCTCAGTTCCACCATCGGCGGCTGTCTGAAGTTCGCGCCATCGACGTTGAGAAGTGGCACCGTGGCCTGCCTGCGCAGATTCTCAAGCGCCGAGAAGAGCAGCAACGGGCTCGGGACGAGCGCGATGCTCAGTACCTCCGGGACAAGGAGGAGCGGGCGAAGCTCCGGGGCCGCAACAACGGCCCTGCGCCGCAGCCGAAGCGCAAGCACCTGTCAGAGGGTCGAGTCACCGGGAAGACCATCGCCAATCGGGCGCTAGGCTCGTTCCGCGCCATGTTCAATTACGCCAAGCAACCGAAGTACGGGTACTTCATCGGGGAGAACCCCGCTGCCGGTCACAAGCCGTTCAAAGAGGTTGAGCGCGAGCGATTTCTCACCGCAAAGGAGCTGGGGCCGTTCTTCACGGCGCTGGCCCAGGAGGAGAACTTGGAGGCGCGAGACTCGTACATCATCAAGCTCCTGGCAGGGGCTCGGCGGTCCAACGTGCAGTCCATGTGCTGGTCGGAAGTTGACTTGGATGAGGCAGTCTGGCGAATTCCTGACACGAAGACCAAGAACGGCACGCCTGCGTCAATCCCCTTGGTGGACGTTGCGCTGGAGATTCTCAAAGCGCGCAAGGAGAACGCGACCAGCGAGTTCGTTTTCTCGTCCGACAAGAGCGAAACCGGGCACATCGTGAACACCGGAAAGGCATGGCGGCGCATCTTGGAGCGCTCCGGCATCAAAGACCTGCGGGAGCACGACCTGCGGCGCAGCTTGGGGAGCTGGCAAGCCCGTAACGGCGCAAGCCTGGTGCTCATTGGCAAGAGCCTGCACCACATGGACCCCAGCTCCACCCAAATCTACGCCCGCCTCGACATGGACCCTGTGCGTGCGTCGATGTCCGAGGCTGCTGATTCGATGCTGGTCGCAGGCGGGCTCAAGCAGCCGGCCAACGTCATCCAGTTCCCCAAGGCCAAGGCACAGAAGGCATCCAAGCAGCCGAAGACCGCAAAGGGTGCCCGCCGCTCCTGA
- a CDS encoding HNH endonuclease yields the protein MSEDKVEALALARQRLTAANDKQTFHQHTATQGELWSDEPLLTPSPAPARYVSRRRRSIFEQSQGRCHYCGAALDLTGKWHIEHQLPRALGGTDEGLNLVAACVPCNLSKSDRTAIEFVTQGRGE from the coding sequence ATGTCCGAGGACAAGGTGGAGGCCCTTGCTCTCGCACGTCAGCGGCTGACGGCGGCGAACGACAAGCAAACGTTCCACCAGCACACAGCCACCCAAGGGGAGCTCTGGAGTGACGAGCCGTTGCTCACGCCCAGCCCTGCACCAGCGCGCTACGTCTCGCGACGGCGGCGGAGCATCTTCGAGCAGTCGCAAGGCCGATGCCACTACTGCGGCGCGGCTCTGGACCTCACTGGGAAGTGGCACATCGAGCACCAGCTCCCGCGTGCGCTCGGGGGCACCGACGAGGGGCTCAACCTGGTTGCTGCCTGCGTGCCCTGCAACTTGAGCAAGAGCGACAGGACCGCAATCGAGTTCGTGACGCAGGGACGCGGCGAATAG
- a CDS encoding helix-turn-helix domain-containing protein translates to METQSAIQRITGDNLTPRQTAALLNVPEATLAVWRSTNRVILPFFKLGHHVRYRRSDIDRFIEQNLRNVPEAA, encoded by the coding sequence ATGGAAACGCAGAGCGCAATCCAGCGCATCACGGGCGACAACCTCACGCCCAGGCAGACCGCAGCACTGCTGAACGTCCCTGAGGCCACCTTGGCCGTCTGGCGCAGCACCAACCGCGTCATCCTGCCGTTCTTCAAGCTCGGACATCACGTCCGCTACCGGCGCTCCGACATCGACAGGTTCATTGAGCAGAACCTGCGCAACGTGCCGGAGGCCGCCTGA
- a CDS encoding AAA family ATPase, with amino-acid sequence MLAMANTDRARDALYALSPELPRDEWVRIGMAAHAAGLDFEAFNDWSSQAGSYNERDARDTWRSFKPGKGVGAGTLFKAAAQAGWRPDALQAANSPVLSPRKAQERMKPTGQGVDPTQVWERSQAATAEHPYIRQKNGLPDGLRVIPAGDPLKVAGESMAGALVIPVQRRDGSVSSLQLVAPPVTAARLKAEGRPGKLNLPGCTMQGWFLVGTVSEGATVYLCEGIGQAWAAWKATGKPAAVCFGWGRVRAVATELRESNPSARLVIVPDVGKEQDAETIARELGSEFVRMPAGWPRNSDINDLAQGDGLDVLEALLSKPLTPPQRYKLLTASDLLAMPPLQWRIRGVLPAAGLAGLYGPSASGKSFLALDMAAAIAEGSRWFGHRTEAAPVVYAALEGEAGFRVRVEAWEVHRGRSLPQRLHLVLQAFKLTDLQDVRDLAAVIPQGAVVFLDTLNRAAPTSDENSSKDMGEILEAAKLLQSLTGCLVVLVHHTGKDSTKGLRGHSSLFAALDAAVEVSREGDRREWRVAKSKDGADGDAKAFRLQVEMLGTDDHGDPITSCVVVPDTASEEVQRAKLPTGGNQRLVLDALRPMFKDGQCGKPGAPPLKPCIELEAAIAKAAGHLTCETHRRNTRAREAITGLVSRGVLGCHEGWLWQSA; translated from the coding sequence ATGCTCGCAATGGCTAACACCGACCGCGCACGAGACGCGCTTTACGCCCTCTCGCCGGAGTTGCCCCGGGACGAGTGGGTCCGCATCGGCATGGCCGCGCATGCAGCCGGGCTGGACTTCGAGGCGTTCAACGACTGGAGCTCCCAGGCGGGCAGCTACAACGAGCGGGACGCCCGCGATACCTGGCGCAGCTTCAAGCCTGGCAAAGGCGTTGGAGCCGGAACTCTCTTCAAGGCAGCGGCGCAGGCTGGCTGGCGTCCGGATGCGCTCCAAGCGGCAAACAGCCCTGTCCTGAGCCCCAGGAAGGCCCAGGAACGCATGAAACCGACCGGGCAAGGGGTAGACCCCACCCAGGTCTGGGAACGCTCACAGGCTGCGACGGCCGAGCACCCCTACATCCGCCAGAAGAACGGACTTCCGGATGGGCTGCGCGTCATTCCTGCCGGCGACCCTTTGAAGGTGGCGGGCGAGTCCATGGCCGGCGCGCTGGTCATTCCGGTTCAGCGCCGAGACGGCAGCGTCTCCAGCCTGCAACTTGTCGCCCCTCCGGTAACGGCGGCGCGGCTGAAAGCCGAAGGTCGGCCGGGGAAGCTGAACCTGCCCGGCTGCACCATGCAGGGCTGGTTCCTGGTCGGCACGGTCTCCGAAGGTGCCACGGTGTACCTGTGCGAGGGCATCGGGCAAGCCTGGGCCGCGTGGAAGGCAACGGGCAAACCTGCTGCCGTCTGTTTCGGCTGGGGACGCGTCCGAGCTGTGGCAACGGAACTGCGGGAATCCAACCCCTCGGCGCGCCTCGTCATCGTCCCCGACGTGGGGAAGGAGCAGGACGCGGAGACCATCGCCCGCGAATTGGGGTCCGAGTTCGTGCGCATGCCTGCCGGCTGGCCGCGCAACTCCGACATCAACGACCTGGCGCAGGGCGACGGCCTGGACGTGCTGGAAGCGTTGCTCTCGAAGCCGCTCACGCCTCCGCAGCGGTACAAGCTGCTCACCGCGTCCGACTTGCTGGCAATGCCTCCGCTTCAGTGGCGCATCCGAGGCGTGCTGCCTGCTGCTGGTCTCGCTGGCCTGTACGGTCCGAGTGCTTCGGGGAAGTCGTTCCTTGCCTTGGACATGGCCGCCGCCATCGCCGAGGGCTCACGCTGGTTCGGACACCGTACCGAAGCCGCTCCCGTGGTGTATGCCGCGCTGGAGGGGGAAGCCGGGTTCCGGGTGCGCGTTGAGGCTTGGGAGGTGCACCGTGGCCGCAGCCTGCCGCAACGCCTTCACCTGGTGTTGCAGGCGTTCAAGCTCACGGACTTGCAGGACGTTCGCGACCTCGCTGCCGTCATCCCCCAGGGCGCAGTGGTGTTCCTGGACACGCTGAATCGTGCGGCTCCCACATCCGACGAGAACAGCTCCAAGGACATGGGCGAGATTCTGGAGGCGGCGAAGCTCCTGCAATCGCTCACTGGCTGCCTGGTCGTCCTGGTGCACCACACGGGCAAGGACTCCACCAAGGGGCTGCGCGGTCATAGCTCGCTGTTTGCCGCACTCGACGCCGCCGTAGAAGTCTCCCGCGAGGGCGACCGCCGCGAGTGGCGGGTGGCGAAGTCCAAGGACGGCGCTGACGGTGACGCCAAGGCGTTTCGGCTGCAAGTCGAGATGCTCGGCACCGACGACCACGGCGACCCCATCACGTCCTGCGTCGTGGTGCCAGACACAGCGTCCGAAGAAGTTCAGCGGGCCAAGCTGCCGACCGGGGGCAATCAGCGCCTGGTACTCGACGCCCTGCGGCCGATGTTCAAGGACGGCCAGTGCGGCAAGCCCGGTGCGCCACCGCTGAAGCCCTGCATCGAGCTAGAGGCGGCAATCGCAAAAGCTGCGGGGCACCTGACCTGCGAGACGCACCGCAGGAACACCCGCGCCAGAGAGGCCATCACCGGCCTGGTGAGCCGCGGAGTCCTTGGCTGTCATGAGGGGTGGCTGTGGCAATCCGCATAA